A stretch of Arachis hypogaea cultivar Tifrunner chromosome 15, arahy.Tifrunner.gnm2.J5K5, whole genome shotgun sequence DNA encodes these proteins:
- the LOC112747643 gene encoding DNA mismatch repair protein MLH3-like isoform X3, whose protein sequence is MQSSPNKVLQSIKKCVQRLALVRPNVSFKVIDVERDDELFCTQIASSPLALLTSGFGEEVSSFLQALEVENDIIKLSGYVSGPCNALNMKALQYVYVNSQFVSSGPIHKLLSQLANRFEHLNSWNTNNEFENKKKSRSQPCPAYILNISCPRSFYDLTFEPSKTWVQFKDWDSILNFIEKVIKECWEENLDCGESFNQSTYMVHGDQPWEDLNILSTEADKSRFGSHTKNSQELSVSTSGKLTKDEYHQSDREDVRTSLGYLCQGTEILREKQNKRDFSYQTLFSGNLVDDSYARCMPTVGKHKSLLMYDKNGQSLGDYFSDDNVPSAEILFDNVPFDAPSSSKGRKSCAVGADMINESFEDCLLNDSHGFCNNVEVNEDFQKPFLKSCSIKGSILREKAFFINDEHELHTDGFWRKQTREDCDSLKDYGAQRCSNVKKLKLSRDCDFFSRAVAEDLPYSYYSAAQTMNSGTVDQLFTSEWHSVYQEASSPASAWGGDHAADINDLGLHRTILTDEEENDCDFVYDISRNAKRNVFEFTDAIDSEMIFDTEVDWPDRGHKYSTKKRPDVLFEESECLLPDTCVEKCKSHDKNKSRMDHLRHPALDKNNERSKRSSSAPPFHKRKRRFVSLNQPSEMIAKRPTGQASNPAFNHPSGMIAKRLTGQASNPAFNHREASDFIYAQQSSGALHPSTEDHFLQEFKSNVKQRSDALGDAHCNDNKEIDGFDSFNIQNNAPLRELFSREAQDSIDQGIKWRTCSPEIPKNNKVVEVQSQNNILDISSGFLHLAGDSLIPEAISKKCLEDAKVLHQVDKKFIPVVAGGTLAVIDQHAADERIRLEELRQKVLSGEAKGITHLDAEQELVLPEIGYQLLHSYNEQIKDWGWMCNIHVHSEPYKRNLDVLNRQPMAVTLIAVPCILGVNLNDVDLLEFLQQLADTDGSSTMPPSVIRVLNLKACRGAIMFGDSLLPSECSLIVEELKHTSLCFQCAHGRPTTVPLVNLEALHNQIAKLGQMNGCSNDKFHGLQRHKVCVERTAERLSSARGT, encoded by the exons ATGTTAACTCACAGTTCGTTAGCAGTGGCCCAATTCATAAGCTTCTGAGTCAATTGGCTAATAGGTTTGAGCATCTGAATTCATGGAATACTAATAATGAGTttgaaaacaagaagaaaagtagGTCTCAACCATGTCCAGCTTATATCTTGAATATAAGTTGCCCTCGTTCTTTCTATGATTTGACATTTGAACCATCAAAAACTTGGgtacaattcaag GATTGGGATTCTATACTCAACTTCATTGAGAAGGTCATAAAAGAATGCTGGGAGGAAAACCTAGATTGTG GAGAGTCCTTCAATCAGTCCACTTACATGGTACATGGAGATCAACCTTGGGAAGATCTCAACATTCTTTCAACAGAAGCAG ATAAATCAAGATTTGGAAGCCATACTAAGAATTCCCAAGAACTCTCTGTTTCCACTTCAGGCAAGCTAACCAAAGATGAATATCATCAATCTGACAGGGAAGATGTTAGAACCTCTCTTGGTTACTTGTGTCAAGGGACTGAAATATTGAGAGAGAAACAAAACAAGAGAGACTTCTCTTATCAGACTCTTTTTTCTGGAAATTTAGTGGATGATTCATATGCCAGATGCATGCCAACTGTTGGAAAGCATAAGAGTTTATTGATGTATGATAAGAATGGTCAATCACTAGGAGATTACTTTTCAGATGATAATGTTCCTAGTGCagaaattttatttgataatgTACCTTTTGATGCACCAAGTTCTTCAAAGGGAAGAAAATCCTGTGCTGTAGGAGCTGATATGATCAACGAATCATTTGAAGACTGCTTACTTAATGATAGCCATGGGTTTTGTAACAACGTAGAGGTAAATGAGGATTTTCAAAAGCCTTTTCTGAAAAGCTGTTCTATAAAAGGAAGTATCCTGCGAGAGAAGGCTTTCTTTATAAATGATGAACATGAACTCCACACTGATGGCTTTTGGAGAAAACAAACAAGGGAAGACTGTGACAGTCTGAAGGACTATGGTGCTCAACGCTGTTCAAatgtgaaaaaattaaaattgtctaGAGATTGTGATTTTTTCTCTAGAGCAGTGGCTGAAGATCTTCCATATTCATACTATTCAGCAGCACAAACAATGAACTCTGGGACTGTTGATCAGCTATTTACTTCTGAATGGCATTCTGTCTATCAAGAAGCCTCATCTCCAGCCAGTGCATGGGGTGGTGATCATGCAGCTGATATTAATGATCTTGGACTTCATCGTACAATACTTACTGATGAGGAAGAAAATGACTGTGACTTTGTCTACGATATTTCAAGGAATGCCAAACGAAATGTCTTTGAATTTACTGATGCTATTGATTCGGAAATGATATTCGACACAGAGGTTGACTGGCCTGATCGTGGTCAtaaatattctactaaaaaaagGCCAGATGTTTTATTTGAGGAATCTGAGTGCTTGTTGCCTGATACATGTGTTGAAAAGTGCAAAAGCCATGACAAGAACAAAAGCAGGATGGATCATTTGAGACATCCAGCATTggacaagaataatgaaagatcTAAAAGAAGCTCTTCAGCTCCACCATTCCATAAAAGGAAAAGGAGGTTTGTATCTTTAAATCAGCCATCAGAAATGATAGCCAAAAGGCCTACTGGCCAAGCCTCCAATCCTGCTTTCAACCATCCATCAGGAATGATAGCCAAAAGACTTACTGGCCAAGCCTCCAATCCTGCTTTCAACCATCGAG AAGCTTCTGATTTTATATATGCTCAACAATCTAGTGGAGCTCTTCACCCAAGCACTGAAGATCACTTTCTGCAAGAATTCAA ATCTAATGTGAAACAGAGATCAGATGCTCTGGGAGATGCACATTGTAATGACAACAAGGAGATTGATGGGTTTGATAGTTTCAACATTCAGAACAATGCTCCACTCAGAG AGTTGTTCTCAAGGGAAGCACAAGATTCCATAGATCAGGGGATCAAATGGAGGACATGCTCACCTGAAATTCCA aaaaacaataaagtgGTTGAAGTTCAAAGTCAAAACAATATACTTGATATCTCTTCGGGATTTTTGCATCTTGCTGGAGATTCATTAATACCTGAAGCAATCAGTAAGAAATGCCTTGAAGATGCCAAAGTTCTCCATCAGGTGGATAAGAAATTCATTCCAGTTGTGGCTGGTGGAACCCTTGCTGTTATTGATCAG CATGCTGCAGATGAAAGAATCAGACTGGAAGAATTGCGGCAAAAG GTATTATCTGGAGAAGCAAAAGGAATAACCCATCTGGATGCTGAACAGGAACTG GTGCTGCCAGAGATTGGTTATCAACTACTTCATAGTTATAACGAACAGATTAAAGATTGGGGTTGGATGTGCAACATTCATGTTCATTCTGAACCCTATAAAAG GAATCTGGATGTTCTCAACAGACAACCTATGGCCGTCACACTTATAGCG GTTCCTTGTATTTTAGGTGTCAACTTAAATGATGTTGATCTTTTAGAGTTTCTTCAGCAG CTTGCTGACACTGATGGATCATCAACTATGCCGCCCTCTGTTATACGAGTCCTAAATTTGAAAGCATGCAGAG GTGCAATTATGTTTGGGGATTCATTGCTACCGTCAGAGTGTTCCCTTATAGTTGAAGAGCTAAAGCATACGTCACTTTGTTTCCAA TGCGCTCATGGGCGACCGACAACTGTTCCTCTTGTCAACTTGGAGGCATTGCATAATCAGATAGCCAAGCTTGGACAAATGAATGGCTGCTCAAATGATAAGTTTCATGGATTACAAAGGCACAAAGTATGTGTTGAACGCACAGCAGAGCGTTTATCTTCTGCTAGAGGAACCTGA
- the LOC112747644 gene encoding uncharacterized protein, with protein sequence MVKFTMSKGRYTYTHDQKYPCENVDIHHIILKSGRANYVFVYTSAVLVLASALYLYILGEKSISIVYYSLLFDIFLVKLLLRKPVKKESVVIMPAFGVQLETHYMSGKIVRCFVPIDKILKPVLVECVTPVTCYWTLSLMIRGESEMVLVFKSLHPPVKMLVHVWKALCAATDIKEEALNTCTTNN encoded by the exons ATGGTAAAATTCACGATGAGTAAGGGCAGATATACGTATACCCATGATCAGAAATATCCCTGCGAAAATGTCGACATACACCACATAATTTTGAAGAGTGGTAGGGCAAATTATGTCTTTGTATACACCTCAGCAGTTCTTGTATTAGCTTCTGCCTTATATCTCTATATTCTTGGG gaaaaatcaattagtattgtATATTACAGCCTGCTTTTCGACATATTTCTTGTCAAGTTATTGCTTCGAAAGCCTGTTAAGAAAG AGTCTGTTGTAATTATGCCAGCTTTTGGAGTACAGCTTGAGACTCACTACATGAG TGGAAAAATCGTTAGATGCTTTGTTCCCATTGACAAGATTCTGAAACCTGTTCTAGTAGAATGTGTGACACCAGTGACTTGTTACTGGACACTATCGTTGATGATTCGTGGGGAATCGGAAATGGTATTAGTTTTCAAG agCTTGCATCCACCAGTGAAAATGCTGGTCCATGTATGGAAGGCCCTGTGTGCTGCAACTGATATCAAGGAAGAGGCTTTGAACACATGCACAACCAACAATTGA